A window from Mya arenaria isolate MELC-2E11 chromosome 9, ASM2691426v1 encodes these proteins:
- the LOC128246832 gene encoding lysophospholipid acyltransferase 5-like, whose translation MDQQSEGIVYKLAESLGSADAAVRLILSLLAGYPLAFAYRLFVHGKSPTAQHLFFIATGLALGYFNFGLTTVHSLANTVLVWLLIRLLGGSASGVVAAFILNNVYLLIGYFNMTTDGYDISWTIPHCVITLRLTGTMFDLYDGRKKESELSVDQKKTALYQSPSLLELLGHVYYFGGFLVGPTFNMKRYLSFVNGEYTEQKGPPNNLYEAGKRLLAGVWYIATFQAMSSLFFTDQYMLSQQFHNLSFLAKCAYILVWGKLNISKYVGVWLIGEGSCILTGLTYNGKDKNGNVLWDGCSNAHIYTFESSATFRELISGFNVNTNNWMARYIFKRLRFLGNVQISQVVTLLYLAVWHGLHSGYYMNFFLEFIMINGETQLAGVIRQFPGLQAILSGALLRPLVWFVKKTLLLFFVGYALVSFVHLKWSRYSQVYGSVYYVGHVIFLVLPFLCLLVRLLVRSPSKRDTNGASVKEPADDKKTS comes from the exons aTGGATCAACAAAGTGAAGGGATTGTATATAAACTAGCTGAGAGCCTCGGTTCTGCTGATGCTGCAGTTAGGCTGATTTTATCCCTGTTGGCAG GGTACCCCTTGGCATTCGCCTATCGACTGTTCGTACACGGAAAGTCCCCTACAGCGCAACATCTGTTCTTCATTGCTACAGGCCTGGCCCTGGGCTACTTCAACTTTG GTTTGACTACAGTCCATTCCTTGGCCAACACTGTACTGGTATGGCTCTTGATCAGATTGCTGGGTGGATCGGCATCAGGTGTAGTTGCAGCTTTCATCCTCAACAAT GTATATCTACTGATAGGCTATTTCAATATGACAACAGATGGTTATGACATATCCTGGACCATTCCCCACTGCGTGATCACTCTGCGTCTCACTGGCACGATGTTCGACCTCTACGATGGAAGGAAAAAAGAG agtGAGTTATCAGTAGACCAGAAGAAGACGGCATTGTATCAATCCCCCAGCCTGCTGGAGCTTCTGGGACATGTGTACTACTTCGGGGGATTTCTTGTGGGACCAACT TTTAACATGAAGCGTTACCTATCATTTGTGAACGGGGAATACACGGAACAAAAGGGACCACCCAACAA TTTGTACGAGGCCGGCAAACGTTTACTGGCGGGGGTCTGGTACATCGCCACATTCCAGGCAATGTCTTCCTTATTCTTCACCGACCAATACATGCTGTCCCAACAGTTTCAT AATCTTAGTTTTCTTGCCAAGTGTGCGTACATTCTCGTGTGGGGAAAGTTGAACATCAGCAAATATGTCGGAGTCTGGCTCATAGGG GAAGGTAGCTGTATTTTGACTGGTCTCACGTATAACGGAAAAGACAAGAATGGCAATGTTCTGTGGGACGGCTGTTCCAATGCCCATATTTACACCTTTGAGTCGTCAGCTACGTTCCGTGAGCTGATCTCTGGCTTCAATGTGAACACCAACAACTGGATGGCCAG GTACATCTTCAAGCGTCTGCGTTTCCTTGGTAATGTCCAGATATCACAGGTTGTGACATTGTTATACCTGGCTGTGTGGCACGGGCTGCATTCTGGATATTACATGAACTTCTTCCTAGAGTTCATTATGATCAATGGGGAAACACAG TTGGCTGGTGTTATACGACAGTTCCCTGGATTACAAGCAATCCTCTCCGGCGCTTTGTTACGACCTCTAGTCTGGTTTGTGAAGAAAACACTGCTCCTGTTCTTCGTTGGTTATGCCCTCGTCAGCTTCGTACACCTCAAGTGGAGCAGATACTCCCAG GTCTATGGTTCGGTGTACTATGTTGGCCATGTGATATTTCTTGTGCTGCCTTTTTTGTGTCTGCTAGTTCGATTACTTGTCAGATCCCCTTCTAAACGTGATACCAACGGAGCCTCGGTCAA AGAACCCGCAGATGACAAGAAGACAAGTTGA